Proteins from a genomic interval of Mycolicibacterium grossiae:
- a CDS encoding Rv1355c family protein yields MNAGLESAPDGASDGAGHAAVLLDATRADDAATLDALRDDPGVTVLDALATQRRGLREIADGDAALLDEPPRWAHYPWRRTVVAVLGPRAFRRLRLDRNRNLITLAEQDRLGALRVGVVGLSSGHVIAHTLAAEGLCGELRLADFDELELSNLNRVPASVFDLDVNKATAAARRISELDPYLTVTPWPAGLTDDTVDDFLAGLDVVIEECDSLDIKTLVRLRARARGIPVVMATSDRGLIDVERFDLDPGRPIFHGLLGDVDADELRALTSQQKVGRVLRLIDVAGLSGRAAASLLEVGHGLSTWPQLAGDVTLGAGGVAEAVRRIGLGGHLPSGRIRLDAAAAFDAVVEPAAPPADPVMDVADATPAVVGEDLLASMVAAAVRAPSGGNSQPWSISTTDDGVAIAVLPELTSTMDVAFRGSAVAVGAAAFNARVAAAASGEVVGQVRYAAPSGSAPLVATVALVPGSDPDLGRLHAAVLRRETNRHHGPPTALGDHVVDALAAAAAREGAGLRLVNAREQLTEAAGILAAADRIRYLTPLLHAEMISELRWPGDDAMDSGIDVRSLELDAGTLVALDLLKRSDVMAELATWEGGQVLGADTSDRVNASSALAVVTISGTELTDYARGGAAVESVWVTAQDLGLSVQPVSPAFLYAVSDDDLAEVSADHAVALAGLRQRFAEVAGLHGEVPALILRLSMTRPASVKSRRRSVNEADRL; encoded by the coding sequence GTGAACGCTGGCCTCGAGAGCGCTCCGGACGGGGCGTCCGACGGCGCCGGGCACGCCGCCGTTCTGCTCGACGCCACGCGCGCCGACGACGCCGCCACCCTCGATGCGTTGCGCGACGACCCTGGCGTCACCGTGCTCGACGCGCTGGCCACCCAGCGCCGCGGCTTGCGCGAGATCGCCGACGGCGACGCCGCCCTGCTCGACGAGCCGCCGCGGTGGGCGCACTACCCGTGGCGGCGCACCGTGGTCGCCGTCCTCGGACCGCGCGCGTTCCGGCGACTGCGGCTGGACCGCAACCGCAACCTCATCACCCTCGCCGAGCAGGACCGCCTGGGCGCGCTGCGCGTCGGCGTCGTCGGGCTCAGTTCCGGCCACGTCATCGCCCACACCCTCGCCGCCGAGGGGCTGTGCGGCGAACTGCGGCTCGCGGACTTCGACGAGCTGGAACTGTCGAACCTCAACCGGGTTCCGGCGAGCGTGTTCGACCTCGACGTCAACAAGGCCACCGCCGCAGCACGCCGGATCAGCGAGCTGGATCCCTACCTGACGGTGACGCCCTGGCCCGCCGGCCTGACCGACGACACCGTCGACGACTTCCTCGCCGGCCTGGACGTCGTGATCGAGGAGTGCGATTCGCTCGACATCAAGACCCTGGTGCGTCTGCGGGCGCGCGCCCGCGGCATCCCGGTGGTCATGGCGACCAGCGACCGCGGACTGATCGACGTCGAGCGCTTCGACCTGGACCCGGGGCGACCGATCTTCCACGGCCTGCTCGGCGACGTCGACGCCGACGAGCTGCGCGCGCTGACCTCCCAGCAGAAGGTGGGACGGGTGCTGCGCCTGATCGACGTGGCCGGGCTGTCCGGGCGCGCCGCGGCATCGCTGCTCGAGGTGGGGCACGGCCTGTCGACGTGGCCGCAGCTGGCCGGCGACGTCACGCTCGGCGCCGGCGGCGTCGCCGAGGCCGTCCGCCGCATCGGGCTCGGTGGCCACCTGCCGTCCGGCCGGATCCGCCTGGATGCCGCCGCGGCCTTCGACGCGGTCGTCGAACCCGCAGCGCCGCCGGCAGATCCGGTGATGGACGTCGCCGACGCCACCCCCGCCGTCGTCGGCGAGGACCTGCTCGCGTCGATGGTGGCCGCCGCCGTGCGCGCGCCGTCGGGCGGCAACTCGCAACCCTGGTCGATCTCCACGACCGACGACGGCGTGGCGATTGCGGTGCTGCCGGAGCTGACCTCGACGATGGACGTCGCGTTCCGCGGCAGCGCGGTCGCGGTCGGTGCGGCGGCGTTCAATGCCCGCGTGGCGGCCGCCGCGTCCGGCGAGGTGGTGGGCCAGGTGCGCTACGCCGCGCCATCGGGGTCCGCGCCGCTGGTCGCCACCGTCGCACTCGTCCCGGGCTCCGATCCCGACCTCGGCCGGCTGCACGCGGCGGTGCTGCGCCGGGAGACCAACCGCCACCACGGCCCACCGACCGCGCTCGGCGACCACGTCGTCGACGCCCTCGCCGCGGCCGCCGCCCGCGAGGGCGCGGGTCTGCGGCTGGTGAACGCGCGCGAGCAGCTCACCGAGGCCGCGGGCATCCTCGCCGCCGCCGACCGGATCCGCTACCTCACCCCGCTGCTGCACGCCGAGATGATCTCCGAGCTCCGCTGGCCCGGGGACGACGCGATGGACTCGGGCATCGACGTCCGCAGCCTCGAACTCGATGCCGGCACGCTGGTGGCGCTCGACCTGCTGAAGCGTTCGGACGTGATGGCGGAACTCGCCACCTGGGAGGGTGGCCAGGTGCTCGGCGCCGACACCTCCGACCGCGTCAACGCCAGCAGCGCGCTGGCCGTCGTCACGATCTCGGGGACCGAGCTGACCGACTACGCCCGGGGCGGCGCGGCGGTCGAGTCGGTGTGGGTCACCGCCCAGGACCTCGGCCTGTCGGTGCAGCCCGTGTCACCGGCCTTCCTGTACGCGGTGTCCGACGACGACCTCGCGGAGGTGTCGGCCGACCACGCCGTCGCGCTGGCCGGCCTACGTCAGCGCTTCGCGGAGGTCGCCGGGCTGCACGGCGAGGTTCCGGCGCTGATCCTGCGGTTGTCCATGACGCGCCCGGCATCGGTCAAGAGCCGCAGACGCAGCGTGAACGAGGCTGACCGGCTCTAA